A region from the Paludicola sp. MB14-C6 genome encodes:
- the pheS gene encoding phenylalanine--tRNA ligase subunit alpha: MKTALEQIKLQAISALESCHDIKELDDIRVKFLGKKGELTGILKMMGKLTAEERPAMGQLANEVRELIESSVASKLQSLKAEAMEAKLSSERIDVTMPGTKPTLGKPHPLTMVMDEIKEIFLGMGFSVESGPEVELDYYNFEALNIPKDHPARDTQDTFYINENIVLRTQTSPVQIRVMEKTEPPIRIIAPGRVYRSDAVDATHSPLFHQIEGLVVDKGVTMADLKGTLEIFVKQLYGEDAVVRFRPHHFPFTEPSAEVDVMCFSCGGKGCRLCKGEGWIEILGCGMVHPKVLQNCGIDPEVYSGFAFGLGLERVVMRRFNIDDLRLFFENDLRFLDQF; the protein is encoded by the coding sequence TTGAAAACAGCACTAGAACAAATTAAACTGCAAGCAATTTCTGCTTTAGAAAGCTGTCATGACATCAAAGAGCTTGACGACATTCGTGTTAAGTTCCTAGGGAAAAAAGGCGAGCTAACCGGCATTTTGAAAATGATGGGTAAACTTACAGCAGAAGAACGCCCTGCAATGGGTCAACTTGCTAATGAAGTGAGAGAGTTAATTGAATCATCTGTTGCTTCAAAGCTACAATCTTTAAAAGCAGAGGCAATGGAAGCAAAACTTTCTTCAGAGCGTATCGACGTTACTATGCCAGGTACTAAACCAACACTAGGCAAGCCTCACCCGCTCACAATGGTTATGGATGAGATAAAAGAGATCTTCTTAGGTATGGGCTTCAGCGTAGAAAGTGGCCCTGAAGTTGAATTGGATTACTATAACTTTGAAGCATTGAACATTCCAAAAGATCACCCTGCAAGAGATACACAAGATACGTTCTATATCAATGAAAATATCGTTTTAAGAACACAAACATCTCCTGTTCAAATTCGTGTTATGGAGAAAACTGAGCCACCAATCCGCATTATTGCTCCTGGACGTGTATATCGTTCTGATGCTGTAGACGCAACTCACTCTCCATTATTCCATCAAATAGAAGGTCTTGTTGTTGATAAAGGCGTTACAATGGCAGACTTAAAAGGAACATTGGAAATCTTCGTAAAACAACTTTATGGTGAAGATGCTGTTGTTCGTTTTCGTCCACACCACTTCCCATTCACAGAGCCATCCGCAGAAGTTGACGTTATGTGCTTCAGCTGTGGTGGTAAAGGCTGCCGCTTATGTAAAGGCGAAGGTTGGATTGAAATTTTAGGATGTGGTATGGTTCATCCAAAAGTTCTTCAAAACTGCGGTATTGATCCTGAAGTCTATAGTGGTTTTGCATTTGGACTTGGATTAGAGCGTGTTGTTATGCGTCGCTTTAATATTGATGACTTACGTTTATTCTTTGAGAATGACTTAAGATTCCTAGACCAATTTTAA
- the pheT gene encoding phenylalanine--tRNA ligase subunit beta — protein MNLSMKWLSDYVDIDVKPRDYAHALTMSGSKVEGYEIEGEEITNVVVGKVLEITPHPDADKLVVCKIDVAKDEPLQIVTGAKNVVVGALVPVALDGSTLPHGVKIKKGKLRGVVSEGMLCSVAELNVTVHDFPYAIEDGIFLIEEDCKPGDDIHDAIGINDTCVEFEITSNRPDCLSVIGLARETAATYGVPLKLNAPVVKGSGDDIKNYISVEVKNAELCPRYIAKAVKNVKIEPSPRWMRERLRASGVRPINNLVDITNYVMLEYGQPLHAFDASFIDGKKIIVRNAMKDEKMQTLDGIDRVLNENMLVIADENKPLAVAGVMGGENSSIIDTTKTVIFESANFLGSSVRITSKNLALRTDSSGRFEKGLDPHNTLPAIMRACELVEMLGAGEVVDGIIDVDNSPKEPVKIKLECDWINNFLGIDLAHDEMIAMLHKLGFEVKNEMIIVPSFRTDVFHKADVAEEVARIYGYDKIPTTAVRGVARGKLTEEQKFERKIHKALQASGCYEVSTYSFISPKYYDKINLPADSSLRNCVTITNPLGEDTSVMRTTTLPSMLEVLSRNYNNRNAQFYGYEIGSEYIPTKDGELPNENPQVTIGMYGNCDFYQLKGIVETMLERLAVKDWDIHPIKDDPSFHPGRTALITKGDVVIGILGEVHPQVLVNYNIGTKAYLAKFDVNAMFSLANTETQYKPLPKYPASTRDLSLICDDELPIVEIEKAIKGAVGNTLEAVKLFDVYKGAQIAENKKSVSYSIIMRSPTQTLTDTEADAAIKRVLKALDKINVTLRA, from the coding sequence ATGAATTTATCAATGAAATGGTTATCAGATTATGTTGATATAGATGTAAAGCCTCGTGATTATGCCCATGCACTAACTATGTCCGGTTCAAAGGTTGAGGGCTACGAAATCGAAGGCGAAGAGATTACAAACGTTGTAGTCGGAAAAGTATTGGAAATTACTCCGCACCCAGATGCAGACAAACTAGTTGTTTGTAAAATTGATGTTGCCAAAGATGAGCCTTTACAAATTGTAACAGGCGCAAAAAATGTTGTAGTTGGTGCTTTGGTTCCTGTTGCACTAGACGGTTCTACACTCCCACATGGTGTAAAAATTAAAAAAGGCAAGCTTCGTGGCGTTGTGAGCGAAGGTATGCTTTGCTCTGTTGCAGAATTAAATGTTACGGTTCATGATTTCCCATATGCAATTGAAGATGGTATTTTCTTAATTGAAGAAGATTGCAAACCGGGTGATGATATTCATGATGCAATTGGGATTAATGATACGTGTGTTGAATTTGAAATTACATCTAACCGTCCTGATTGCTTAAGCGTTATTGGCTTAGCAAGAGAAACTGCTGCTACTTATGGTGTTCCTTTAAAACTAAATGCACCAGTTGTAAAAGGTAGCGGAGATGACATTAAAAACTATATTTCTGTTGAAGTAAAAAACGCAGAACTTTGCCCAAGATACATTGCAAAAGCAGTGAAAAATGTTAAAATCGAACCATCTCCAAGATGGATGAGAGAAAGACTTCGTGCAAGTGGTGTTCGCCCTATTAATAACCTAGTTGATATTACAAACTATGTTATGTTGGAATATGGTCAACCTCTTCATGCGTTTGATGCTTCTTTCATTGATGGCAAGAAAATCATTGTAAGAAATGCAATGAAGGATGAAAAAATGCAAACACTAGATGGTATTGATCGTGTATTAAACGAGAATATGCTTGTAATTGCCGATGAAAATAAACCACTTGCAGTTGCAGGTGTTATGGGTGGCGAAAACAGTTCCATTATCGATACTACTAAAACCGTTATTTTTGAATCTGCTAATTTCTTAGGCAGCTCTGTTCGTATCACTTCTAAAAACTTAGCTCTTCGTACCGATTCCTCAGGCCGTTTTGAAAAAGGCTTAGATCCACATAATACGTTACCTGCTATTATGCGTGCTTGTGAATTGGTTGAAATGCTTGGTGCGGGTGAAGTGGTTGATGGCATTATTGATGTTGACAACTCTCCAAAAGAACCTGTTAAAATTAAATTAGAATGTGATTGGATTAACAACTTCTTAGGCATTGACTTAGCTCACGACGAAATGATTGCTATGCTTCATAAGCTAGGCTTTGAAGTAAAAAACGAAATGATTATTGTTCCTTCTTTCAGAACAGATGTATTCCACAAAGCTGACGTTGCAGAGGAAGTTGCAAGAATTTATGGCTATGATAAAATTCCAACAACTGCTGTTCGTGGCGTTGCAAGAGGTAAGCTAACAGAAGAACAAAAGTTTGAACGCAAAATTCACAAAGCGTTGCAAGCATCCGGCTGCTATGAAGTATCTACTTACTCCTTTATTAGCCCAAAATATTATGATAAAATCAACCTTCCTGCTGATTCTTCTCTTCGCAACTGTGTAACAATCACAAACCCACTTGGTGAAGATACCAGTGTTATGCGCACCACTACACTTCCATCTATGCTTGAAGTATTATCTCGTAACTACAATAACCGTAACGCACAATTCTATGGTTACGAAATCGGTTCTGAATATATTCCTACAAAAGATGGTGAGCTTCCAAACGAAAATCCACAAGTAACAATCGGTATGTATGGAAATTGTGATTTCTATCAATTAAAAGGTATTGTAGAAACAATGCTTGAACGTTTAGCAGTAAAAGATTGGGATATTCATCCGATTAAAGATGATCCATCATTCCATCCAGGCCGTACAGCTCTGATTACAAAAGGTGATGTTGTAATTGGTATACTCGGTGAAGTTCATCCGCAAGTATTAGTAAACTACAACATTGGAACAAAAGCATATCTTGCAAAATTTGATGTTAACGCAATGTTTAGCCTTGCAAACACAGAAACACAATATAAGCCACTACCAAAATATCCTGCTTCTACTCGTGATTTAAGCTTAATTTGTGATGATGAGCTTCCAATTGTCGAGATTGAAAAAGCAATTAAAGGTGCTGTTGGCAATACATTAGAAGCAGTAAAATTATTTGATGTGTATAAAGGCGCTCAGATTGCCGAAAATAAGAAGAGTGTATCTTATTCTATTATCATGCGCTCCCCAACGCAAACATTAACAGATACCGAAGCTGATGCTGCTATAAAGCGTGTATTAAAGGCACTTGACAAGATTAATGTTACCTTAAGAGCATAA
- a CDS encoding IreB family regulatory phosphoprotein has translation MYDKTMTFSVNDEKDNEMKKILTTVYDALSQKGYNPISQIVGYILSEDPTYITTYNNARSLIRHIDRDELLQALVKNYLGD, from the coding sequence ATGTACGACAAAACAATGACTTTTTCCGTAAACGATGAGAAAGATAATGAAATGAAAAAAATACTCACTACCGTTTATGATGCATTAAGCCAAAAGGGCTATAACCCAATTAGCCAGATCGTCGGTTATATTTTGTCTGAGGATCCTACCTATATCACAACATATAACAACGCTAGAAGCTTAATTCGTCATATTGATCGTGATGAACTGCTACAAGCACTGGTTAAAAATTATCTAGGTGACTAA